A stretch of the Filimonas lacunae genome encodes the following:
- a CDS encoding GH92 family glycosyl hydrolase, producing the protein MKNKLNKLLHVTAKVTTVIGGLLLGTGVQAQTQKLSGYINPFIGTGAHGHTYPGPTVPFGMVQLSPDNGTAGWDWCSGYHYSDSVIAGFSHTHLSGTGIGDLADISVLPSVNREPNFEKMHSAFSHATEKASAGYYSVMLDDFHIKAELTTSERTGYHRYTFPKSEKAMIRFNLGFAINWDKATETHFKQLDSTTFIGYRYSTGWAKDQRVYFAVRLSKPVREMRLYANNRIVPAVEVKSNSSIACLLFSTQEGEQVQMQVSLSFANEAGALDALNKEKGWAFDKVKEQAVALWEKTLSKVAITTANASLKEVFYTALYHAFEAPVLFSDVNGNYKNVKGNLAHADYPVYTVSSLWDVFRAESPLFTLLQPERVPDIIHSYMDFYNQYGLLPVWDLHFNETNCMTGYHCIPIVADAVLKGMAGVQPEVALEAMKKSAMQNIRGANWYREYGYLPQDKMGSSVTITLEYAYDDWCIAQVAKKLGKEDDYALFMKRSASWKSLFDSTIGFARAKNADGSWVTPFDPYFSEHDEHKAMFTEGNSWQHSWFVPQDVKGLMQAYGGVTPFVTKLDSLFTVSSELKGENTSPDISGLVGQYAHGNEPSHHIAYLYNYAGMPAKTADRVRYITQNLYTNKPDGLCGNEDCGQMSAWFVWSALGFYPVNPASGEYAIGAPLFDKVSIQLPRQKKFTVIAKGVSNTNRYIQKATLNGKPYTASFIKHTDIVRGGELVFTMGSTPSATWGVKALDLPGQNN; encoded by the coding sequence ATGAAAAATAAGCTGAACAAATTACTGCATGTCACCGCAAAAGTAACTACTGTAATAGGAGGGCTTTTGTTAGGGACAGGTGTGCAGGCGCAAACACAAAAGTTATCAGGATATATCAATCCTTTTATAGGCACAGGTGCGCATGGGCACACCTATCCGGGGCCTACTGTTCCATTTGGTATGGTGCAGTTAAGCCCGGATAATGGTACTGCCGGATGGGACTGGTGCAGTGGTTATCACTACAGTGATAGTGTGATAGCTGGTTTTAGCCATACCCATCTTAGCGGAACAGGTATAGGTGATCTGGCCGATATATCTGTATTGCCCTCTGTAAACCGGGAACCCAATTTTGAAAAGATGCACAGTGCTTTTTCGCATGCAACAGAAAAAGCCAGTGCGGGGTATTACAGCGTGATGCTGGACGACTTTCATATTAAAGCAGAACTGACCACTTCGGAAAGAACAGGTTATCACCGGTATACTTTTCCTAAATCGGAAAAGGCCATGATCCGTTTTAACCTGGGCTTTGCCATTAACTGGGATAAGGCTACCGAAACACATTTTAAACAACTGGATTCTACTACGTTTATCGGTTATCGTTATTCAACAGGTTGGGCCAAAGATCAACGCGTATATTTTGCCGTGCGGCTGAGCAAGCCGGTGCGTGAAATGCGTTTATACGCCAACAACCGTATAGTGCCGGCTGTTGAAGTGAAAAGCAATAGCTCCATTGCCTGTTTGCTGTTTAGTACACAGGAGGGTGAGCAGGTTCAAATGCAGGTATCGTTAAGCTTTGCCAACGAAGCTGGTGCGCTGGATGCATTAAATAAAGAGAAAGGCTGGGCTTTTGATAAGGTAAAAGAGCAGGCAGTGGCACTTTGGGAGAAAACATTAAGCAAAGTGGCCATTACCACTGCCAATGCCAGCCTGAAAGAAGTATTTTATACTGCTTTATATCATGCCTTTGAAGCGCCTGTTTTATTCAGTGATGTCAATGGCAACTATAAGAATGTAAAAGGTAACCTGGCACATGCCGATTACCCGGTATATACCGTAAGCTCGCTATGGGATGTTTTTAGAGCAGAGAGTCCTTTGTTTACCCTGTTGCAGCCGGAAAGAGTGCCTGATATCATTCATTCCTACATGGATTTTTACAATCAGTACGGATTACTGCCTGTATGGGATTTGCATTTTAATGAAACCAATTGTATGACGGGGTATCATTGCATTCCTATCGTTGCTGATGCCGTATTGAAAGGGATGGCAGGCGTGCAGCCCGAAGTGGCTTTGGAAGCAATGAAGAAAAGTGCCATGCAAAATATAAGAGGTGCTAACTGGTATCGCGAATATGGTTACCTGCCACAGGATAAAATGGGCAGCAGTGTTACTATTACCCTGGAATATGCTTACGACGACTGGTGCATAGCGCAGGTGGCTAAAAAGCTGGGCAAAGAAGACGATTACGCACTTTTTATGAAAAGATCGGCTTCGTGGAAAAGTCTGTTTGACAGCACTATCGGTTTTGCCAGGGCTAAAAATGCAGACGGTAGCTGGGTAACGCCTTTTGACCCTTATTTTTCAGAACACGATGAGCATAAAGCCATGTTTACAGAAGGGAACAGCTGGCAGCATAGCTGGTTTGTACCACAGGATGTAAAAGGCTTGATGCAGGCTTATGGAGGTGTTACGCCATTTGTAACCAAACTGGATTCGCTGTTTACAGTAAGCTCTGAACTGAAAGGCGAAAATACATCACCTGATATCAGTGGCCTGGTAGGACAATATGCGCATGGCAACGAACCGAGCCATCATATAGCTTACCTGTATAACTATGCAGGCATGCCGGCAAAAACAGCTGACCGGGTACGCTACATTACGCAAAACCTGTATACCAATAAACCGGATGGATTATGCGGTAACGAAGATTGCGGGCAAATGAGCGCCTGGTTTGTATGGAGTGCGCTGGGCTTTTATCCTGTAAACCCCGCCAGCGGAGAATATGCTATTGGAGCGCCTTTATTTGATAAAGTAAGTATTCAGCTGCCACGGCAGAAGAAATTTACCGTAATAGCCAAAGGGGTAAGCAATACCAACAGGTATATTCAAAAGGCCACTTTGAATGGTAAGCCTTATACTGCTTCTTTTATTAAGCACACGGATATTGTACGTGGAGGAGAGCTGGTATTTACCATGGGAAGCACTCCTTCTGCAACCTGGGGTGTAAAGGCATTGGATTTACCCGGACAAAATAACTAG
- a CDS encoding glycoside hydrolase family 3 N-terminal domain-containing protein, whose translation MNCKKYIPLGLFWLSVLPGISQTEKALYKDSTQPVEARVQDLLKRMTLEEKFWQMFMIPGGLQEGKDKYKNGIFGFQVNTEAQAGGAAAQLMMYGSSGSAVQMAKEINDMQRFFTTETRLGIPIIPFDEALHGLVRAQATAYPQAIGLAATWDTALMHQVANAIALESKSRGIRQILTPVVNIAADVRWGRTEETYGEDPFLTSEMGVAFVSAFEKLGIVSTPKHFIANVGDGGRDSYPIHYNERLLNEIYFPPFRACFERGGSRSVMTAYNSVDGSPATANNHLLNTILKHDWNFKGFVISDASAVGGANVLHYTATGYDDATASAVNNGLDVIFQTSYQHYPLFKAAFDKGYIRASAIDSAVARVLRVKFELGLFENPYIHAEDANRYVNNAQHRSIARQASKESIVLLKNDRQVLPFSKKLTSLAVIGEDAMAARLGGYSGPGEQTVNIVTGIKRKVPGMEVTYAPGPGRFDNNYVVVPADCFFYKENGQTKKGLQACYYDNVTATGTPKVSRVDETVNFQWTLFAPDRSLHYDFFSAEWNGFIQSPVSGTVQLGIQGNDGYRLYINDVLLIDTWDKSSFDTLLKPVVLVKDKAYKIKLVYHEPNGSARLKLVWDAGVKHNNHQLIQQAVAAVQKAGAAVVVVGIEEGEFRDRAKLSLPGQQEALIQAIAATGKPFAVVIVGGSAVTMNSWIHQTPAILDVWYPGDEGGNAIADVLFGDYNPAGRLPVTFPVFEGQLPLVYNHKPTGRGDDYDNLTGQPLFPFGHGLSYTRFTYSDLRFDKSEIKASDSVNVFFTIKNTGDMAGDEVVQLYIHDEIASIVRPVKELKGFQRILLQPGEQKEVHFTITPEMLTMYNADMQQVIEPGAFRVMIGGSSKTIQLRDLIQVK comes from the coding sequence ATGAACTGTAAAAAATATATTCCCCTTGGTTTGTTTTGGTTGTCTGTTTTACCTGGAATAAGCCAGACGGAAAAGGCTTTGTATAAAGACAGTACACAACCTGTAGAAGCGCGTGTGCAGGATTTACTAAAGCGGATGACACTGGAAGAAAAATTCTGGCAGATGTTTATGATTCCCGGAGGGCTGCAGGAAGGAAAAGACAAATATAAGAATGGCATATTTGGCTTCCAGGTAAACACAGAAGCACAGGCGGGGGGAGCTGCTGCACAGTTGATGATGTATGGCAGTAGTGGAAGTGCAGTGCAGATGGCGAAGGAAATAAATGATATGCAGCGTTTCTTTACCACAGAAACCAGGCTGGGTATTCCTATTATTCCTTTTGATGAAGCTTTGCATGGGTTGGTGAGGGCTCAGGCCACAGCTTACCCGCAGGCGATAGGGTTAGCCGCTACCTGGGATACGGCTTTAATGCACCAGGTGGCCAATGCTATTGCACTGGAAAGTAAAAGCAGGGGCATACGGCAGATATTAACGCCGGTAGTGAATATTGCCGCAGATGTAAGATGGGGCCGTACAGAAGAAACTTATGGCGAAGATCCTTTTCTTACCTCCGAAATGGGAGTGGCTTTTGTAAGTGCTTTTGAAAAGCTGGGAATAGTATCTACCCCTAAACACTTTATCGCCAATGTGGGCGATGGAGGAAGAGATAGTTATCCTATTCATTATAACGAAAGGTTGCTGAACGAAATATATTTCCCTCCTTTTCGTGCCTGTTTTGAAAGAGGGGGCAGCCGCTCGGTAATGACTGCTTATAACTCAGTAGATGGAAGTCCGGCCACTGCCAACAATCATTTATTGAACACGATACTAAAACATGACTGGAATTTTAAAGGCTTTGTAATATCTGATGCTTCGGCAGTGGGTGGTGCGAATGTGTTACATTATACCGCCACCGGATATGACGATGCTACTGCCAGTGCGGTGAATAACGGGCTGGATGTAATATTCCAAACCTCTTACCAGCACTATCCACTGTTTAAAGCTGCTTTTGATAAAGGATATATCCGGGCATCGGCTATTGATAGCGCGGTAGCCCGTGTGTTACGCGTAAAATTTGAACTGGGGCTTTTTGAAAACCCCTATATCCATGCAGAAGATGCCAACAGGTATGTGAATAATGCACAACATCGCAGCATTGCCCGCCAGGCCAGCAAAGAGTCGATTGTGTTACTGAAAAACGACAGGCAGGTATTGCCGTTTAGTAAAAAACTGACCTCGTTGGCGGTTATTGGAGAAGATGCTATGGCGGCAAGACTGGGTGGTTATAGTGGCCCCGGTGAACAAACTGTGAACATAGTAACGGGAATTAAGCGTAAAGTGCCGGGTATGGAGGTGACTTATGCACCGGGCCCCGGAAGATTTGATAACAACTATGTAGTGGTGCCGGCCGATTGTTTCTTTTACAAAGAGAACGGGCAAACTAAAAAAGGATTGCAGGCCTGCTACTATGATAACGTAACCGCTACGGGTACACCTAAAGTGAGCCGGGTAGATGAGACGGTTAATTTTCAGTGGACGCTTTTTGCTCCGGATCGCAGCCTGCACTACGATTTCTTTTCTGCAGAATGGAATGGTTTTATACAATCGCCGGTGAGCGGCACCGTGCAGCTGGGTATACAGGGCAACGATGGCTATCGATTATATATCAATGATGTGCTGTTGATTGATACCTGGGATAAATCTTCTTTTGATACTTTACTAAAGCCGGTGGTGCTGGTAAAAGACAAAGCCTATAAGATAAAACTGGTATATCACGAACCTAATGGCAGCGCCCGTTTAAAACTGGTATGGGATGCTGGTGTAAAACATAACAACCATCAGCTGATACAGCAGGCCGTAGCAGCTGTGCAAAAAGCCGGTGCGGCTGTGGTTGTAGTGGGTATAGAGGAAGGAGAATTCAGAGACAGGGCTAAGCTGTCGTTGCCAGGACAGCAGGAAGCGCTTATTCAGGCCATTGCTGCTACGGGAAAACCTTTTGCGGTGGTGATAGTGGGCGGCAGTGCCGTAACTATGAACAGCTGGATACATCAAACGCCGGCCATACTGGATGTTTGGTATCCGGGAGATGAAGGGGGCAATGCTATTGCAGATGTGTTGTTTGGTGATTATAACCCAGCCGGCCGTTTGCCTGTTACCTTTCCTGTGTTTGAAGGGCAGTTGCCGCTGGTATACAATCATAAACCAACCGGAAGAGGGGATGATTATGATAATTTAACCGGCCAGCCTTTGTTTCCTTTTGGGCATGGATTAAGTTATACCCGGTTTACATACAGTGACTTACGTTTTGATAAATCCGAAATAAAAGCTTCTGATTCTGTAAATGTGTTTTTTACTATAAAGAATACGGGGGATATGGCAGGAGATGAAGTAGTACAATTGTATATTCATGATGAAATTGCTTCCATAGTAAGGCCCGTGAAAGAATTGAAAGGGTTTCAGCGCATTTTATTACAACCCGGTGAACAAAAAGAAGTACATTTTACTATTACGCCTGAAATGCTAACAATGTACAATGCAGACATGCAGCAGGTGATAGAGCCAGGAGCTTTTCGGGTAATGATCGGCGGTTCTTCCAAAACTATTCAGTTAAGAGATTTAATACAGGTAAAATAA
- the nagB gene encoding glucosamine-6-phosphate deaminase, whose protein sequence is MARLNLLEETRFEKVPVTVYASQQEASVIVAARIATLIKAKQAKGETAVLGLATGATPVKVYSELVRLHKEEGLSFSNVVTFNLDEYYPIQPTAKQSYVAFMHEHLFNHIDIAPANIHIPDGTLNKDAIHAWCLEYEQKIEKFGGLDIQLLGIGRTGHIGFNEPGSAPNSGTRLVTLEELTRRDASRDFGAKENVPSKAITMGIGTIFKAREIILMAWNKTKASIIKKAVEGDITGEVPATFLQLSSSVEFIVDEDAASELTRFNLPWLVKDCIWDKTLIKKAVIWLSQTLGKPVLKLTDEDYNSHGMAGLIVQTGPAYNTNISIFNQLQQTITGWPGGKPNADDSSRPERAIPAVKRSIIFSPHPDDDVISMGGTFIRLVDQGHDVHVAYQTSGNTAVWDDDVLRYVEFTIDFMKSSGKDVNELQQTYKDMRAFIAAKQPNQIDTKEIRSVKGFIRKTEAIAGARYAGLQDDHIHFMELPFYETGKTQKNAVSEVDIQLTIELLQRVKPHQVFAAGDFADPHGTHIVCFHIIIEALTRLRKTEAWAKDCWLWMYRGAWHEFEAYEIEMAVPLSPLEVIRKRNAIFKHQSQKDTPVFPGDDAREFWVRAEQRNRETARIYDSLGLADYEAMEAFVKWRFDEK, encoded by the coding sequence ATGGCCAGATTAAACCTTTTAGAAGAAACCCGTTTTGAGAAAGTTCCGGTAACTGTGTATGCTTCCCAGCAGGAAGCGTCGGTGATAGTTGCAGCGCGTATTGCAACACTTATTAAAGCCAAACAGGCAAAGGGCGAAACTGCCGTACTGGGATTGGCTACGGGCGCAACCCCTGTTAAAGTATACAGTGAGCTGGTGCGTCTGCACAAAGAAGAAGGGTTAAGCTTTAGTAATGTGGTTACATTTAACCTGGATGAATATTATCCTATACAGCCTACTGCCAAACAAAGCTATGTGGCTTTTATGCACGAGCATTTGTTTAACCATATAGATATTGCACCTGCGAACATTCATATACCGGATGGCACACTGAATAAAGATGCCATACATGCCTGGTGCCTGGAATACGAACAAAAGATTGAAAAATTTGGAGGGCTGGATATTCAGCTGTTAGGTATAGGCCGTACCGGGCATATAGGATTTAACGAGCCGGGTAGTGCGCCTAACTCAGGTACGCGTCTGGTAACCCTGGAAGAGTTAACCAGGAGAGATGCTTCGCGTGATTTTGGTGCGAAAGAAAATGTGCCATCCAAAGCCATTACCATGGGCATTGGAACCATATTCAAAGCCCGGGAAATTATTTTGATGGCCTGGAACAAAACGAAGGCTTCTATCATAAAGAAAGCAGTGGAAGGCGATATCACCGGTGAGGTGCCTGCTACTTTTTTACAGTTGTCTTCCAGCGTAGAGTTTATTGTAGATGAAGATGCGGCGAGCGAGCTTACCCGCTTTAACCTGCCCTGGCTGGTGAAAGATTGCATATGGGATAAAACCCTGATTAAAAAAGCGGTGATATGGCTTTCGCAAACATTGGGTAAGCCTGTGTTAAAGCTTACCGACGAGGATTATAACAGTCACGGTATGGCCGGACTGATAGTGCAAACCGGTCCCGCTTATAATACCAACATCAGTATTTTTAACCAGTTACAGCAAACCATTACCGGCTGGCCAGGTGGTAAGCCCAATGCCGATGACAGTTCCCGTCCGGAACGTGCAATACCAGCCGTAAAACGTTCTATCATTTTTTCACCACATCCGGATGATGATGTAATATCTATGGGTGGTACGTTTATTCGCCTGGTAGATCAGGGGCATGACGTGCATGTGGCTTACCAGACATCGGGTAATACAGCTGTGTGGGATGATGATGTGTTGCGCTATGTGGAGTTTACCATTGACTTTATGAAAAGCTCGGGTAAGGATGTGAACGAATTACAGCAGACTTATAAAGACATGCGTGCCTTTATAGCTGCCAAACAACCCAACCAGATAGATACAAAGGAAATAAGAAGCGTAAAAGGGTTTATACGTAAAACAGAAGCGATTGCAGGCGCGCGTTATGCAGGCTTACAGGATGATCATATTCATTTTATGGAGCTTCCTTTTTATGAAACCGGTAAAACACAGAAGAATGCTGTAAGTGAAGTGGACATTCAGCTGACCATTGAGTTGCTGCAAAGGGTAAAACCACACCAGGTATTTGCAGCCGGTGATTTTGCCGACCCGCATGGAACGCACATTGTTTGTTTCCACATTATTATAGAAGCATTAACCCGTTTACGCAAAACAGAAGCCTGGGCCAAAGACTGCTGGTTGTGGATGTATCGTGGAGCATGGCATGAGTTTGAAGCATATGAAATTGAGATGGCTGTGCCGTTATCGCCACTGGAGGTGATACGCAAGCGCAACGCCATATTTAAACATCAATCTCAAAAAGATACCCCTGTTTTCCCAGGTGACGACGCCAGGGAATTTTGGGTGCGTGCAGAACAGCGTAACCGCGAAACTGCCAGAATATACGACAGCCTGGGGTTGGCCGATTATGAAGCGATGGAAGCCTTTGTAAAATGGAGATTCGATGAAAAGTAA
- a CDS encoding glycoside hydrolase family 2 protein, translating to MKSKLLIVLGGLLVLCSRPLTAQQLYELSDGWKCAPVSSVKESGAVISGTAYALNSWQTAVVPGTVLTTQLLHKQVPDPFYGMNNQLIPDIHNTGRDYYTYWFVKDVEEAYPAAGQQVWLQLRGVNYGCDVYYNSHKLNRVTHKGMFLRQEYNITQWMQKNGHNRLAVIVYPPDETGNANGGQGGDGTIAKNVSHQYVAGWDWIQPIRDRNTGIWDKVFIKKTGGVVVRHPHIITEVPGVRIPTGVQQPAIIKVSAELQNTTAATLTGTLQYVLDGHKISEQVILAPGATKQVQLPRLVLDNPRLWWPNNYGSQPLYTLPLQFVVNGKGVSDADSVSFGIREIQTSWNTTTGSKEIAVNGQKVFIKGGNWIISDAMLRFSPERYDAEVRYHRDMNLNLIRVWGGALTERPEFYNACDKYGMLVMQDFWTSGDCNGKWVDPLKKEDQWTRRKYPDDHPLFIVSAADQIKMIRNHPSLAIWCGGNEITLAEDIHHALKDSLMPMLDGTRWFVDYSNSDSMSYNRLGGNGDGPYGLQDIKTFWGTQTWPFNSEVGSVGVGDYESLQRFIPAANLKAPVYKADGSAIVDSVWDYHKYIGYDSSVEAYGKVMDAADFARKAQLVNYNQYRGLIEGFSSHQWEWYSGVIIWKTQNPWTAMRGQMYDYYLDPNACLFGLRNAGEPLHIMFNPMDSMVMLCNNTFTAQRDVMMVAKLYDKAGKETFITQVFTEAPANRARRYFGVGEALVKAAKKDGAFLSLQLLDKQQQVISDNLYWLPGADGKYTMLQQLPVASLTTQCRRVRAGEVEVTLQNAANGAVAFFNRISLLDASSKQRILPAFYSDNYVSVLPGQQKTITISYTGAISNLAVMVTGWNSKETFNTIANEK from the coding sequence ATGAAAAGTAAACTATTGATTGTATTAGGTGGTTTGCTTGTTTTGTGCAGCAGGCCACTAACGGCACAACAGCTATACGAATTATCGGATGGCTGGAAGTGTGCACCTGTATCTTCCGTGAAAGAAAGCGGTGCGGTTATTTCCGGTACTGCTTACGCCCTCAATAGCTGGCAAACAGCTGTGGTGCCCGGTACGGTGCTTACTACGCAGTTATTGCATAAGCAGGTGCCGGATCCGTTTTATGGCATGAATAATCAGCTGATTCCTGATATTCATAACACTGGTCGCGACTATTATACTTATTGGTTTGTAAAAGATGTAGAGGAAGCTTACCCTGCTGCCGGACAGCAGGTGTGGTTGCAACTAAGAGGGGTTAACTACGGCTGTGATGTGTATTATAATAGTCATAAGCTAAATCGCGTTACCCATAAAGGCATGTTTTTGCGCCAGGAGTATAACATTACACAGTGGATGCAGAAGAATGGCCATAACAGGCTGGCAGTAATTGTATACCCACCCGATGAAACCGGCAATGCCAATGGCGGTCAGGGTGGTGATGGCACGATTGCTAAAAATGTATCGCATCAGTATGTAGCGGGATGGGACTGGATACAGCCTATCCGTGACAGGAACACAGGAATATGGGACAAAGTGTTTATAAAGAAAACCGGTGGTGTGGTAGTAAGGCATCCGCATATAATAACGGAGGTGCCAGGTGTACGTATACCCACCGGAGTGCAGCAGCCCGCTATTATTAAAGTATCGGCAGAACTACAAAATACCACTGCTGCTACGCTAACAGGCACATTACAGTACGTGTTAGACGGGCATAAAATAAGTGAGCAGGTAATTTTAGCACCCGGAGCTACTAAGCAGGTGCAGCTTCCCCGGTTGGTATTGGATAACCCACGCTTGTGGTGGCCTAACAATTACGGCTCTCAGCCATTGTATACCCTGCCCCTGCAGTTTGTGGTAAACGGCAAAGGAGTGTCGGATGCAGATAGCGTATCGTTTGGTATACGGGAAATACAAACCAGCTGGAACACCACTACTGGCAGCAAGGAAATTGCAGTGAATGGTCAGAAGGTGTTTATTAAAGGGGGGAACTGGATTATATCAGACGCGATGCTGCGTTTTTCACCGGAACGTTATGATGCAGAAGTGCGTTACCATCGCGATATGAACCTGAACCTGATAAGGGTATGGGGTGGTGCGTTAACTGAGCGTCCTGAGTTTTACAATGCCTGCGACAAATATGGCATGCTGGTAATGCAGGATTTCTGGACTTCAGGCGATTGCAATGGTAAATGGGTGGATCCATTGAAGAAAGAAGATCAATGGACACGCAGAAAATATCCGGATGATCATCCCTTGTTTATTGTTTCAGCAGCCGATCAGATTAAAATGATCCGTAACCATCCTTCATTAGCTATCTGGTGCGGCGGTAATGAAATTACTTTAGCGGAAGATATTCACCATGCTTTGAAAGATTCATTAATGCCTATGCTGGATGGTACACGCTGGTTTGTGGATTATTCCAACTCAGATAGCATGTCGTACAACCGTTTGGGTGGAAATGGAGATGGTCCCTATGGTTTGCAGGATATTAAAACCTTTTGGGGTACACAAACATGGCCGTTCAATTCAGAAGTGGGATCGGTGGGCGTGGGAGATTATGAATCGTTACAGCGTTTTATTCCTGCTGCTAATTTAAAAGCGCCGGTATACAAAGCAGACGGTTCTGCAATAGTAGACTCTGTATGGGATTATCATAAATATATTGGTTATGATTCGTCGGTAGAAGCCTATGGTAAGGTAATGGACGCGGCTGATTTTGCACGGAAAGCACAATTGGTGAATTATAACCAGTATCGTGGTTTAATAGAAGGTTTTAGTTCGCATCAATGGGAGTGGTATTCCGGTGTAATTATCTGGAAAACACAGAACCCGTGGACCGCTATGCGCGGACAGATGTATGATTACTATCTCGATCCGAATGCTTGTTTGTTTGGCCTGCGCAATGCAGGTGAGCCATTGCATATTATGTTTAACCCTATGGATAGCATGGTGATGTTGTGCAATAACACATTTACTGCACAGCGTGATGTAATGATGGTAGCCAAACTATATGATAAAGCAGGCAAAGAAACTTTTATTACCCAGGTGTTTACAGAAGCGCCAGCCAACAGGGCAAGAAGATATTTTGGGGTAGGGGAAGCATTAGTCAAAGCTGCTAAAAAAGATGGTGCTTTTTTAAGTCTGCAATTGCTGGATAAGCAGCAACAGGTAATCAGTGATAATTTGTATTGGTTGCCTGGCGCAGATGGCAAGTACACCATGCTACAACAGTTGCCGGTTGCTTCGCTTACCACGCAGTGCCGTAGGGTGCGTGCAGGCGAAGTAGAAGTGACTTTGCAAAATGCAGCCAATGGCGCAGTTGCTTTTTTTAACAGGATATCGCTGTTAGATGCCAGCAGTAAGCAACGCATATTACCTGCTTTTTACAGCGATAACTATGTATCGGTACTGCCAGGCCAGCAAAAAACAATAACGATCTCTTATACAGGTGCCATCAGCAACCTGGCTGTAATGGTTACCGGTTGGAACTCGAAAGAAACCTTTAATACTATTGCCAATGAAAAATAA
- a CDS encoding alpha-L-fucosidase: MSKVKTVLVAGLLGACLTGKAQQHNTSKDYQWPKDSLVTRKLHQWQNVKFGLLMHWGTYSEWGVVESWSICPEDEGWCERKGPYAESYNTYLAAYEKLQTTFNPVLFNPQKWAKAARQAGMKYVVFTTKHHDGFCMFDTDQTDYKVTDPKTPFSSNPRSNIAKEVFSAFRADSFMIGAYFSKPDWHSNDYWWRYFPPQTRNPSYNPAKHPDKWNQFKQYTYNQIEELMTDYGKMDILWLDGGWVRPKNTIDTAVDWQRAIPYDQDIDMPNIARMARKNQPGLLVVDRTVSGEFENYVTPEQSVPAGYLPYPWESCMTLGDSWSYIPKEHFKSTNKVVHILTDVVSRNGNLLLNVAPGPDGDWHTEAYERLQEIGSWMTVNGEAIYNTQGDSLIGEQGHVVFTHKPGATYAIYRSEEGKGSLPATVTLTHIPYQQVKNVSMLGAKQKLTWKQEGQTLVITIPEALLKKLPCKEAWSFKIRY, from the coding sequence ATGAGCAAAGTGAAAACAGTGCTGGTGGCAGGTTTACTGGGTGCATGCCTTACAGGTAAGGCTCAGCAGCATAACACCAGTAAGGATTACCAATGGCCAAAAGACAGCTTGGTTACAAGAAAGCTGCACCAATGGCAAAATGTAAAGTTTGGTTTGCTGATGCACTGGGGCACTTACAGCGAATGGGGTGTGGTAGAAAGCTGGAGCATTTGTCCGGAAGATGAAGGATGGTGCGAACGTAAAGGCCCTTATGCCGAAAGTTATAATACCTACCTGGCAGCTTATGAAAAGCTGCAAACCACCTTTAATCCTGTATTGTTTAATCCGCAGAAATGGGCCAAAGCCGCCCGGCAGGCAGGAATGAAGTATGTGGTGTTTACCACCAAGCACCATGATGGTTTTTGTATGTTCGACACAGATCAGACCGATTATAAAGTAACAGATCCGAAAACTCCTTTTTCCAGTAATCCACGTAGCAATATTGCCAAAGAAGTATTCTCGGCTTTCCGTGCCGATAGCTTTATGATTGGCGCTTATTTTTCCAAGCCCGACTGGCATAGCAATGATTACTGGTGGCGTTATTTTCCACCACAAACACGTAACCCCTCTTACAACCCTGCCAAACATCCGGATAAATGGAACCAGTTTAAGCAGTATACCTATAACCAGATAGAGGAACTGATGACGGATTACGGTAAGATGGATATTTTATGGTTAGATGGCGGCTGGGTACGTCCTAAAAATACGATTGACACTGCGGTGGACTGGCAACGTGCCATTCCTTACGACCAGGATATTGATATGCCTAACATTGCCCGCATGGCGAGGAAAAATCAGCCAGGCTTGCTGGTGGTGGACAGAACAGTGAGTGGTGAGTTTGAAAACTATGTTACTCCTGAACAAAGTGTTCCTGCCGGCTATTTACCTTATCCCTGGGAAAGCTGTATGACGTTGGGCGATTCATGGTCGTATATTCCCAAAGAGCATTTTAAAAGCACCAATAAGGTGGTGCATATTTTAACGGATGTGGTATCGCGTAATGGCAACCTGCTGTTGAATGTGGCGCCCGGACCTGATGGGGACTGGCACACAGAAGCGTATGAGCGCTTACAGGAAATTGGTTCGTGGATGACGGTGAACGGGGAAGCTATTTACAATACCCAGGGAGATAGCCTGATTGGTGAGCAGGGGCATGTGGTGTTTACCCACAAGCCTGGTGCTACTTATGCCATTTACCGCTCGGAAGAAGGGAAGGGTAGCCTGCCGGCTACTGTTACCTTAACGCATATACCTTATCAGCAGGTAAAGAATGTAAGTATGCTGGGGGCTAAACAAAAACTCACCTGGAAGCAGGAGGGACAAACCCTGGTAATTACTATACCCGAAGCATTATTAAAGAAGTTGCCATGTAAAGAAGCATGGAGTTTTAAGATCCGTTATTAA